From the Deinococcus radiophilus genome, one window contains:
- a CDS encoding alpha/beta fold hydrolase, whose translation MLHIHELRAPGGRSLRVYDTAPSGGRSGTVVWHHGTPNLGPPPEPLLERSAELGLRWIGYDRAGYGGSERLPGRDIAQAARDVAWIAEKLDISNLAVMGHSGGGPHALACAALLPQIRAAVSISGLLLTVERGWTTSLECTPVAAPSWRQPRRRKPPWPGF comes from the coding sequence ATGCTGCATATCCATGAGTTGCGGGCTCCAGGTGGCCGAAGCCTGCGGGTGTACGACACGGCTCCGAGTGGAGGACGGTCAGGCACGGTGGTCTGGCATCACGGCACCCCCAATCTCGGGCCACCGCCAGAACCGTTACTGGAGCGTTCAGCCGAGCTGGGCCTGCGCTGGATCGGGTATGACCGTGCTGGCTACGGCGGCAGCGAGCGTTTGCCAGGGCGGGACATCGCTCAGGCGGCCCGCGACGTGGCCTGGATCGCCGAGAAGCTGGACATTTCCAACCTTGCGGTGATGGGTCATTCGGGAGGTGGACCGCATGCGCTGGCCTGCGCCGCCCTGCTGCCTCAGATCAGGGCGGCCGTGAGCATTTCCGGTCTGCTCCTTACGGTAGAGCGGGGTTGGACTACTTCGCTGGAATGTACCCCGGTGGCCGCGCCGAGTTGGAGGCAGCCACGCAGGAGGAAACCGCCCTGGCCGGGGTTCTAG
- a CDS encoding alpha/beta hydrolase, which yields MYPGGRAELEAATQEETALAGVLESGAYDPEMFTPADHAALASSWSWFHCVAGPALEHGPGGMIDDDLAYVSPWGFAPEQIQQPVLLLHGEDDRIVPVAHAEWLRRIPQAELRCVPGGHLSVMIHAAEALDWLYGHLSAQYARN from the coding sequence ATGTACCCCGGTGGCCGCGCCGAGTTGGAGGCAGCCACGCAGGAGGAAACCGCCCTGGCCGGGGTTCTAGAGTCCGGCGCGTATGACCCGGAGATGTTCACGCCCGCCGACCATGCCGCGCTGGCAAGCTCCTGGAGCTGGTTTCACTGCGTGGCAGGCCCGGCACTGGAACATGGGCCAGGCGGCATGATTGATGACGACCTGGCCTACGTGTCGCCCTGGGGCTTTGCGCCGGAACAGATTCAGCAGCCGGTATTGCTGCTGCATGGTGAAGATGACCGCATCGTGCCCGTAGCTCACGCCGAATGGCTGCGGCGCATCCCACAGGCCGAGCTGCGCTGCGTGCCGGGCGGCCACCTCTCGGTGATGATCCATGCGGCAGAGGCGCTGGACTGGC